The Scyliorhinus canicula chromosome 13, sScyCan1.1, whole genome shotgun sequence genome contains a region encoding:
- the daxx gene encoding death domain-associated protein 6 isoform X1: MNFLQLKYTKAFPDYLSSTEFRNVLGRCLTRVQGKKSKVFVYINELCTALKANSQKTKLALASKENSKLPVPAEGPEGPGAQEQSGCPERTATQSGDAAAASTSVESGPAAAKKKHAGSGSRRQIRYLENLLKVYADEIQRLQEKELDLNELEDEDSSYIQEHRLKKKMVKIFEKLCELKRCSSLTGRVIEQRIAFTGTRYPEINRKVERFINKPDHFPDYQDIRNIMQQVSIKHSLGLSQRQIQSMAQDVFREVGNRLQERRHLDLVYNFGSHLTDDYKPGKDPAMSDITLEKRLRSNRSIALGRLDDVVKKYTEIQDVGELEEEEKRKKKKKLLQSAVSSTSEASKAKTEEVKEEQEKLPKVDESKGKDPEEEEMEEGARGSDEEGARGSDEEGARGSDEEGACGSDEEGARGSEEEEEDEEEDSSSDPDIEEELSKIEEVVEAEEGPAQEDEKADGSDVEEVDESGESDQSSDDSEENAESVEGQVEEGLGLGAARLAEGDVDSDSESSPVCTTHDGSECNDEIGGPAADNDGDDSPACIVEEGVGSSFASEALPAAEGEVGSSSEREAAEERVGSSSENRAASPAGEGAGSDDAHSPVCVAGKGDCSAIEDSPLCAAEEEVGSDEVSPPPTDHEGVKGDLGELAVRRPKRKRADSSGQTLEAPTAKPNPKTVSKALQDLAADGETITNNLAAHEKCNAATSPCYEPNSLSTVDDTNLDRKCVVKKENLDILETDEHSPDIYLTAINGEQKDSINLDSSPIAKRIKRGQDVEMRSGVEVIELMESDEGMEEPLIDRTEGGVGVKSPLPAVDSTRADSPLVSVVTSSQPSPVRHTRVNVATQCDPEEIIVLSDSD, translated from the exons ATGAACTTCCTGCAGCTGAAGTACACCAAAGCCTTTCCGGACTATTTGTCCTCAACAGAATTCCGCAACGTGCTGGGTCGCTGCCTCACCCGGGTGCAGGGCAAGAAAAGCAAAGTCTTTGTTTACATCAATGAGCTGTGTACAGCGCTCAAAGCCAACTCTCAGAAAACAAAACTCGCCTTAGCCAGCAAGGAGAACTCCAAGCTGCCGGTGCCGGCCGAGGGTCCCGAGGGTCCGGGTGCCCAAGAGCAAAGCGGCTGCCCCGAGAGGACTGCTACCCAGTCGGGGGATGCCGCCGCTGCCTCTACCTCAGTTGAGTCGGGCCCGGCAGCTGCTAAGAAGAAGCACGCGGGCAGCGGCTCGCGCCGCCAGATCCGCTACCTGGAGAACCTGCTGAAGGTTTACGCGGACGAGATCCAGCGGCTTCAGGAGAAGGAGCTGGACCTGAACGAGCTGGAGGACGAGGACTCCTCGTACATCCAGGAGCACCGGCTGAAGAAGAAAATGGTGAAGATCTTCGAGAAGCTGTGCGAGCTGAAGAGATGCTCGAGCCTGACTGGCCGCGTCATCGAGCAGCGCATCGCCTTCACGGGCACCCGCTACCCCGAGATCAACCGCAAGGTAGAGAGGTTCATCAACAAGCCGGACCACTTCCCCGACTACCAGGACATTCGCAACATCATGCAGCAAGTCAGCATCAAGCATTCGCTAGGACTCAGCCAAAGGCAGATCCAGAGCATGGCGCAGGACGTATTCAGAGAGGTTGGCAATCGTCTGCAGGAGCGGCGACATCTGGACTTGGTGTACAACTTTGGCAGCCACCTGACTGATGATTATAAGCCAG GCAAGGACCCAGCCATGAGTGACATCACCTTAGAGAAACGCCTGCGGTCAAACCGCTCCATCGCTCTTGGCCGCCTTGACGACGTGGTGAAGAAATACACTGAGATCCAGGATGtcggggagctggaggaggaagagaagaggaaaAAGAAGAAGAAACTGCTCCAGTCAGCGGTCAGCTCCACCTCCGAGGCCTCGAAAGCTAAGACCGAGGAAGTAAAGGAGGAACAAGAGAAGCTTCCAAAGGTGGATGAAAGCAAAGGGAAAGATCCAGAggaagaggagatggaggagggtgcTCGTGGCTCAGACGAGGAGGGTGCTCGTGGCTCAGACGAGGAGGGTGCTCGTGGCTCAGACGAGGAGGGTGCCTGTGGCTCAGACGAGGAGGGTGCCCgtggctcggaggaggaggaggaagatgaggaggaggacTCATCTTCTGATCCAGATATCGAAGAGGAACTGTCAAAGATCGAGGAGGTTGTAGAAGCCGAGGAGGGGCCGGCACAAGAAG ATGAAAAAGCCGACGGCAGTGACGTGGAAGAGGTGGACGAGTCTGGAGAGTCTGATCAGTCTTCAGACGATAGTGAGGAGAACGCGGAATCGGTTGAAGGCCAGGTGGAAGAAGGATTGGGGTTGGGCGCTGCTCGGCTTGCGGAGGGAGATGTCGACTCCGACAGCGAGAGCAGTCCTGTCTGCACTACGCACGATGGGTCTGAGTGCAACGATGAAATTGGGGGACCAGCGGCGGATAACGACGGCGACGATAGCCCCGCATGCATCGTGGAGGAGGGAGTTGGTTCGAGCTTCGCAAGCGAGGCCCTTCCCGCTGCCGAGGGAGAGGTGGgatccagcagtgagagagaggctgCGGAGGAACGGGTGGGGTCCAGCAGTGAGAACAGGGCTGCTTCCCCCGCGGGCGAAGGTGCTGGGTCCGACGATGCGCACAGCCCCGTCTGTGTGGCAGGGAAAGGGGACTGCTCCGCCATCGAGGATAGCCCTCTGTGCGCAGCCGAGGAAGAGGTTGGGAGTGACGAGGTCAGCCCCCCGCCGACCGATCACGAGGGGGTGAAAGGTGACCTCGGGGAACTGGCAGTGAGGCGTCCAAAGCGGAAACGAGCTGACTCGAGCGGGCAGACACTGGAGGCACCGACTGCCAAACCAAACCCCAAAACCGTTTCCAAAGCACTCCAGGATCTTGCAGCAGACGGTGAAACAATAACAAACAATCTGGCTGCACATGAAAAGTGCAATGCAGCAACCTCCCCTTGCTATGAGCCAAACTCTTTGAGCACAGTAGATGATACAAACCTGGACAGAAAGTGTGTTGTCAAGAAGGAGAACTTGGATATACTGGAAACTGATGAGCACAGTCCAGACATTTATTTAACTGCAATAAATGGGGAGCAGAAAGATTCCATCAATCTGGACTCGTCACCTATCGCAAAGAGAATTAAGCGAgggcaagatgtggagatgcg GAGTGGTGTCGAAGTCATCGAACTGATGGAGTCTGACGAAGGGATGGAGGAGCCGCTGATCGACCGAACAGAGGGTGGAGTCGGGGTGAAGAGTCCTCTCCCTGCCGTTGATTCAACACGAGCAGATTCGCCCctcgtcagtgtggtcaccagcTCTCAACCCAGCCCTGTAAGACACACACGG GTCAACGTGGCGACCCAGTGTGACCCGGAAGAAATCATTGTTCTGTCGGACTCTGATTGA
- the daxx gene encoding death domain-associated protein 6 isoform X2 — translation MNFLQLKYTKAFPDYLSSTEFRNVLGRCLTRVQGKKSKVFVYINELCTALKANSQKTKLALASKENSKLPVPAEGPEGPGAQEQSGCPERTATQSGDAAAASTSVESGPAAAKKKHAGSGSRRQIRYLENLLKVYADEIQRLQEKELDLNELEDEDSSYIQEHRLKKKMVKIFEKLCELKRCSSLTGRVIEQRIAFTGTRYPEINRKVERFINKPDHFPDYQDIRNIMQQVSIKHSLGLSQRQIQSMAQDVFREVGNRLQERRHLDLVYNFGSHLTDDYKPGKDPAMSDITLEKRLRSNRSIALGRLDDVVKKYTEIQDVGELEEEEKRKKKKKLLQSAVSSTSEASKAKTEEVKEEQEKLPKVDESKGKDPEEEEMEEGARGSDEEGARGSDEEGARGSDEEGACGSDEEGARGSEEEEEDEEEDSSSDPDIEEELSKIEEVVEAEEGPAQEDEKADGSDVEEVDESGESDQSSDDSEENAESVEGQVEEGLGLGAARLAEGDVDSDSESSPVCTTHDGSECNDEIGGPAADNDGDDSPACIVEEGVGSSFASEALPAAEGEVGSSSEREAAEERVGSSSENRAASPAGEGAGSDDAHSPVCVAGKGDCSAIEDSPLCAAEEEVGSDEVSPPPTDHEGVKGDLGELAVRRPKRKRADSSGQTLEAPTAKPNPKTVSKALQDLAADGETITNNLAAHEKCNAATSPCYEPNSLSTVDDTNLDRKCVVKKENLDILETDEHSPDIYLTAINGEQKDSINLDSSPIAKRIKRGQDVEMRSGVEVIELMESDEGMEEPLIDRTEGGVGVKSPLPAVDSTRADSPLVSVVTSSQPSPVNVATQCDPEEIIVLSDSD, via the exons ATGAACTTCCTGCAGCTGAAGTACACCAAAGCCTTTCCGGACTATTTGTCCTCAACAGAATTCCGCAACGTGCTGGGTCGCTGCCTCACCCGGGTGCAGGGCAAGAAAAGCAAAGTCTTTGTTTACATCAATGAGCTGTGTACAGCGCTCAAAGCCAACTCTCAGAAAACAAAACTCGCCTTAGCCAGCAAGGAGAACTCCAAGCTGCCGGTGCCGGCCGAGGGTCCCGAGGGTCCGGGTGCCCAAGAGCAAAGCGGCTGCCCCGAGAGGACTGCTACCCAGTCGGGGGATGCCGCCGCTGCCTCTACCTCAGTTGAGTCGGGCCCGGCAGCTGCTAAGAAGAAGCACGCGGGCAGCGGCTCGCGCCGCCAGATCCGCTACCTGGAGAACCTGCTGAAGGTTTACGCGGACGAGATCCAGCGGCTTCAGGAGAAGGAGCTGGACCTGAACGAGCTGGAGGACGAGGACTCCTCGTACATCCAGGAGCACCGGCTGAAGAAGAAAATGGTGAAGATCTTCGAGAAGCTGTGCGAGCTGAAGAGATGCTCGAGCCTGACTGGCCGCGTCATCGAGCAGCGCATCGCCTTCACGGGCACCCGCTACCCCGAGATCAACCGCAAGGTAGAGAGGTTCATCAACAAGCCGGACCACTTCCCCGACTACCAGGACATTCGCAACATCATGCAGCAAGTCAGCATCAAGCATTCGCTAGGACTCAGCCAAAGGCAGATCCAGAGCATGGCGCAGGACGTATTCAGAGAGGTTGGCAATCGTCTGCAGGAGCGGCGACATCTGGACTTGGTGTACAACTTTGGCAGCCACCTGACTGATGATTATAAGCCAG GCAAGGACCCAGCCATGAGTGACATCACCTTAGAGAAACGCCTGCGGTCAAACCGCTCCATCGCTCTTGGCCGCCTTGACGACGTGGTGAAGAAATACACTGAGATCCAGGATGtcggggagctggaggaggaagagaagaggaaaAAGAAGAAGAAACTGCTCCAGTCAGCGGTCAGCTCCACCTCCGAGGCCTCGAAAGCTAAGACCGAGGAAGTAAAGGAGGAACAAGAGAAGCTTCCAAAGGTGGATGAAAGCAAAGGGAAAGATCCAGAggaagaggagatggaggagggtgcTCGTGGCTCAGACGAGGAGGGTGCTCGTGGCTCAGACGAGGAGGGTGCTCGTGGCTCAGACGAGGAGGGTGCCTGTGGCTCAGACGAGGAGGGTGCCCgtggctcggaggaggaggaggaagatgaggaggaggacTCATCTTCTGATCCAGATATCGAAGAGGAACTGTCAAAGATCGAGGAGGTTGTAGAAGCCGAGGAGGGGCCGGCACAAGAAG ATGAAAAAGCCGACGGCAGTGACGTGGAAGAGGTGGACGAGTCTGGAGAGTCTGATCAGTCTTCAGACGATAGTGAGGAGAACGCGGAATCGGTTGAAGGCCAGGTGGAAGAAGGATTGGGGTTGGGCGCTGCTCGGCTTGCGGAGGGAGATGTCGACTCCGACAGCGAGAGCAGTCCTGTCTGCACTACGCACGATGGGTCTGAGTGCAACGATGAAATTGGGGGACCAGCGGCGGATAACGACGGCGACGATAGCCCCGCATGCATCGTGGAGGAGGGAGTTGGTTCGAGCTTCGCAAGCGAGGCCCTTCCCGCTGCCGAGGGAGAGGTGGgatccagcagtgagagagaggctgCGGAGGAACGGGTGGGGTCCAGCAGTGAGAACAGGGCTGCTTCCCCCGCGGGCGAAGGTGCTGGGTCCGACGATGCGCACAGCCCCGTCTGTGTGGCAGGGAAAGGGGACTGCTCCGCCATCGAGGATAGCCCTCTGTGCGCAGCCGAGGAAGAGGTTGGGAGTGACGAGGTCAGCCCCCCGCCGACCGATCACGAGGGGGTGAAAGGTGACCTCGGGGAACTGGCAGTGAGGCGTCCAAAGCGGAAACGAGCTGACTCGAGCGGGCAGACACTGGAGGCACCGACTGCCAAACCAAACCCCAAAACCGTTTCCAAAGCACTCCAGGATCTTGCAGCAGACGGTGAAACAATAACAAACAATCTGGCTGCACATGAAAAGTGCAATGCAGCAACCTCCCCTTGCTATGAGCCAAACTCTTTGAGCACAGTAGATGATACAAACCTGGACAGAAAGTGTGTTGTCAAGAAGGAGAACTTGGATATACTGGAAACTGATGAGCACAGTCCAGACATTTATTTAACTGCAATAAATGGGGAGCAGAAAGATTCCATCAATCTGGACTCGTCACCTATCGCAAAGAGAATTAAGCGAgggcaagatgtggagatgcg GAGTGGTGTCGAAGTCATCGAACTGATGGAGTCTGACGAAGGGATGGAGGAGCCGCTGATCGACCGAACAGAGGGTGGAGTCGGGGTGAAGAGTCCTCTCCCTGCCGTTGATTCAACACGAGCAGATTCGCCCctcgtcagtgtggtcaccagcTCTCAACCCAGCCCT GTCAACGTGGCGACCCAGTGTGACCCGGAAGAAATCATTGTTCTGTCGGACTCTGATTGA